One part of the Salinivirga cyanobacteriivorans genome encodes these proteins:
- a CDS encoding IS1634 family transposase: MFVRKKKNKSGSVSIQIIKKIDRSNKVIKTIGSSSEPDEIERLYYKALYELPRLYGPTLFDPLKESRICDLTNDDIHVVGPELIFSKIFNYIGFNQIKDELFKALCISRITHPGSKLNLSLYLQENHKSDISVDRIYYFMDRLNSRYKKQVEEISFQYTKKVLGGKIGIVFYDMTTIYFESSQPDELKQTGFSKDGKHQHPQIFLGLLVGKEGYPIGYDIFEGSIYEGHTLIPILEKFERRFSLNKPIVVADAGLLSAKNIESLKINRYTFILGARIKNENNIIKKQIRELNLQDGQIAKIEKPDNTVLFISFSDKRAKKDLSNRERGLKRLEKSLNAGRLTKSNINNRGYNKYLKMQGELKINIDYEKFRNDSTWDGLKGYLTNTKLSGKEVIENYNNLWKIEKAFRISKTDLKIRPIYHRLKERIEAHICISFVSYLLYKELEKTLKENDTGISINKAIKAINKMYEIQVGNKRILLRNNETQQNIIDLINSKF; this comes from the coding sequence ATGTTTGTTCGGAAGAAGAAAAATAAAAGTGGTAGTGTAAGCATTCAAATCATTAAGAAAATTGATAGGAGTAATAAAGTTATCAAGACTATAGGCTCCTCATCAGAACCAGATGAAATTGAACGACTTTATTACAAAGCCTTATATGAACTGCCTCGTTTATATGGCCCTACGTTATTTGATCCACTAAAAGAATCCAGAATATGCGATCTAACAAATGATGATATTCATGTAGTTGGACCTGAGCTTATTTTCAGCAAAATTTTCAATTATATAGGATTTAATCAAATAAAGGATGAGTTGTTTAAAGCCTTGTGTATTTCCAGGATAACACATCCAGGCAGTAAACTTAATTTATCTCTATATCTACAGGAAAACCATAAATCAGATATTTCTGTAGATAGGATTTATTATTTCATGGATCGTTTAAACTCGAGGTATAAAAAGCAAGTTGAAGAGATCAGTTTTCAATACACAAAAAAAGTATTGGGGGGCAAAATAGGAATTGTCTTTTATGATATGACTACGATTTATTTTGAAAGTAGTCAACCAGACGAACTAAAACAAACAGGTTTCTCAAAGGATGGGAAACACCAGCACCCACAAATATTTTTAGGGCTGCTAGTCGGCAAGGAAGGGTATCCAATTGGATACGATATTTTTGAAGGTAGTATCTATGAAGGCCATACTTTGATCCCTATATTAGAAAAATTTGAGCGGCGGTTTAGTTTAAATAAACCCATTGTAGTAGCTGATGCCGGGTTATTATCAGCAAAAAATATTGAGTCACTGAAAATCAATCGATATACATTCATTTTAGGAGCAAGAATCAAAAATGAAAATAATATCATAAAAAAACAGATCAGGGAACTGAACCTGCAAGATGGACAAATTGCAAAAATAGAAAAGCCAGATAACACTGTCTTATTTATAAGTTTTTCTGATAAAAGGGCAAAGAAAGACCTTTCAAATAGAGAACGTGGATTAAAAAGATTAGAGAAAAGCCTAAATGCAGGTCGATTGACAAAAAGCAATATTAACAACCGTGGTTACAACAAGTATCTAAAAATGCAAGGAGAACTCAAGATAAATATTGATTATGAAAAGTTTAGAAATGATTCTACATGGGATGGTTTAAAGGGATATCTCACAAACACAAAACTATCAGGGAAAGAAGTAATTGAAAACTATAATAACCTATGGAAAATTGAAAAAGCATTTAGGATATCTAAGACTGACCTTAAAATCAGACCAATTTATCATCGATTAAAAGAAAGAATTGAAGCTCATATTTGTATTTCATTTGTTTCATACTTACTGTACAAAGAATTAGAAAAAACACTTAAAGAGAATGACACTGGCATATCTATAAATAAAGCAATTAAAGCTATAAATAAGATGTATGAAATTCAAGTCGGTAATAAAAGAATTCTACTTAGGAACAATGAAACTCAACAAAACATTATTGACCTAATAAACTCGAAATTTTAA
- a CDS encoding DDE-type integrase/transposase/recombinase, translated as MGEKKEIVCKYIGFGLRRDIALSIAGVTKHQYYYKSLGKRPGRKPTSTTEKLEDGQKIIKNNSVVIQKIKDIQSDPDTDYGYRKMATALMLLGYLINHKKVYRLMKESQLLKTQHKRQPKTYARYRIVTPQAPLEVIEMDIKYIWITQARRYAFILTIIDTFTRAVLHWRVGFSMKSGDVKKAWEQVIIDHLQPADILTKGVHVEIRNDNGPQFGSKIIQSFFKENYLNQVFTHPYTPQENGHVESFHNILSKSLGNNNFWDIGQLTQRLTIFPVFRIGHPFLKFRVY; from the coding sequence CTGGGCGAGAAAAAAGAAATAGTTTGTAAATATATTGGGTTTGGACTTCGCAGAGACATTGCTCTTTCCATTGCCGGAGTTACCAAGCACCAATATTATTATAAATCTCTTGGCAAACGGCCAGGCAGAAAACCTACCAGTACAACAGAAAAACTGGAGGATGGCCAAAAAATTATTAAAAACAACTCTGTTGTTATCCAGAAAATAAAGGATATACAGTCTGATCCGGATACAGATTATGGCTACAGAAAGATGGCAACAGCCTTAATGTTGCTGGGATATTTAATTAACCACAAAAAAGTATATCGTCTGATGAAAGAGTCTCAATTATTAAAAACACAACATAAACGACAGCCAAAAACATATGCCAGATATCGAATAGTCACCCCGCAAGCCCCTCTGGAAGTAATCGAAATGGACATCAAATATATTTGGATTACCCAGGCACGCAGGTATGCTTTTATTTTGACTATTATAGACACATTTACACGAGCTGTTTTACATTGGAGGGTGGGATTTTCTATGAAATCAGGCGATGTTAAAAAGGCATGGGAGCAAGTAATTATTGATCATTTGCAGCCGGCTGATATATTAACTAAGGGTGTACATGTGGAGATCCGTAATGATAATGGGCCACAATTTGGCTCAAAAATCATCCAATCATTTTTTAAGGAAAATTATCTTAATCAAGTTTTTACACACCCGTATACCCCACAGGAAAATGGTCATGTGGAGAGTTTTCACAACATTTTATCAAAATCGCTTGGCAATAATAACTTTTGGGATATTGGGCAATTAACACAACGACTTACAATATTTCCTGTTTTCCGGATAGGACACCCATTTTTAAAATTTCGAGTTTATTAG
- a CDS encoding transposase gives MKKRKFTKEEKLQIIKEATEQGVNVTLEKHGIYPATYYGWKKKFETMGEAGFRHGMTPAQLKEIKRLEKENETLKKLLAEKELEGRLKDDMLKKKYAWARKKK, from the coding sequence ATGAAAAAAAGAAAATTCACCAAAGAGGAAAAGCTTCAGATTATAAAAGAAGCTACAGAACAAGGAGTTAACGTAACCCTTGAGAAACACGGAATTTATCCGGCCACATATTATGGTTGGAAGAAAAAATTCGAAACCATGGGAGAAGCTGGCTTTCGCCATGGGATGACCCCTGCTCAGTTAAAAGAGATTAAGCGTTTAGAAAAAGAAAACGAAACGCTGAAAAAGCTTTTAGCCGAAAAAGAACTTGAAGGGCGGCTCAAAGATGATATGCTAAAAAAGAAGTATGCCTGGGCGAGAAAAAAGAAATAG
- the ppk1 gene encoding polyphosphate kinase 1 produces the protein MQKVKKESRFINREISWLSFNERVLQEADDERNPLLQRVRFLGIFSNNLDEFFRVRVATMRRLVDIGKQSKIVLGDMTPQEVLDQIQKTVMSLQERFQSIYERLLRELDAVGVHVIDELQLDSVQGPFARDYFTSELSPLIVPIMLSKDKPFPYLRDKAIYLAVKMTVENKPRKTRYALLEVPVGSNPRFVVLPKRKGLEEDTYIIIVDDIIRYCLDDIFFMFEYDKIEAYTIKITRDAELDIDDDISMSFMEKMAKSLKERRKGQPVRMVYDERMPPDLYRFITKQMELDDDDNLIPGGIYHNFKDFIKFPSVDNELEIHNPPALVHRHVDVHKSIMQVIRERDILLHYPYQTFNHFIDLLREAAVDPQVISISITLYRVADRSKVINALINAAKNGKRVTVLIELLARFDEKANLRWSEKLSEAGVRVIHGVPGLKVHSKIALIHRKEQGRIKSFAYIGTGNFHEGTSNVYCDEGLFTTNRHLAAEVTKIFEFLKHNYKRFNYRHLVVSPYSMRKQFMQQISTEIKNARLGKPAYILLKLNNLVDQGMINHLYSASKAGVKIKLIVRGICSLKAGVKGMSDNIEGISIVDKYLEHSRFIVFANGGDEQYFITSADWMTRNLDHRVEVACPVYDKEIQKELRAMFDIQWRDNTKARVLDAYQQNKYRQTRAKKKHRAQIEYYTYLKNLK, from the coding sequence ATGCAGAAAGTAAAAAAGGAGAGCAGATTTATAAATCGTGAAATTAGTTGGCTTTCGTTTAATGAAAGGGTTTTACAGGAGGCCGATGATGAACGCAATCCTTTACTTCAACGTGTGCGTTTTCTGGGTATTTTTTCAAACAACCTCGATGAATTTTTTCGTGTACGCGTAGCTACAATGCGTCGCTTGGTCGATATCGGAAAGCAATCAAAAATTGTTTTGGGCGACATGACCCCCCAGGAAGTGCTCGACCAAATTCAGAAAACTGTTATGTCGCTTCAGGAGCGTTTTCAGTCCATTTATGAGCGTTTGCTTCGTGAGCTAGATGCTGTAGGGGTTCACGTGATCGATGAATTACAGTTGGATAGTGTGCAGGGGCCATTTGCCCGCGACTATTTTACATCGGAGCTTAGTCCGCTCATTGTACCAATAATGCTCAGTAAAGATAAACCTTTCCCATACCTGCGTGATAAAGCCATTTACCTGGCTGTAAAAATGACCGTGGAAAACAAACCACGTAAAACACGATATGCCCTGCTTGAAGTACCGGTTGGAAGTAATCCCAGGTTTGTTGTGCTGCCAAAACGTAAAGGGCTTGAAGAGGATACTTATATCATTATTGTAGATGATATTATCAGGTATTGCCTCGATGACATCTTTTTTATGTTCGAATACGATAAAATTGAAGCCTATACAATCAAAATTACACGGGACGCCGAGCTCGATATTGATGATGACATTTCCATGAGTTTTATGGAAAAAATGGCCAAATCGTTAAAAGAACGTCGCAAAGGCCAACCTGTACGTATGGTTTATGATGAGCGAATGCCACCTGACCTTTACCGCTTTATCACAAAACAAATGGAACTTGACGACGACGATAACCTGATTCCGGGAGGCATTTACCATAATTTCAAAGATTTTATTAAGTTCCCCTCAGTTGATAATGAGCTGGAGATACATAATCCGCCCGCTCTGGTGCACAGACATGTGGATGTACATAAAAGTATAATGCAGGTTATTCGCGAGCGCGATATCTTACTGCATTACCCTTACCAAACATTTAATCATTTTATAGATTTGTTAAGGGAAGCAGCTGTTGATCCGCAGGTAATTTCTATATCAATTACACTTTACCGTGTGGCCGACCGGTCGAAAGTCATCAATGCATTGATTAATGCTGCCAAAAATGGCAAGCGTGTCACAGTGCTCATTGAATTGCTGGCCAGGTTTGACGAAAAAGCCAACCTCCGGTGGTCAGAGAAGCTATCGGAAGCAGGTGTGCGGGTAATTCACGGTGTGCCGGGATTGAAAGTGCATTCAAAAATTGCACTTATTCACCGCAAGGAACAGGGGCGTATTAAAAGCTTTGCATACATTGGAACAGGAAATTTCCATGAGGGTACGTCCAATGTATATTGTGACGAAGGTTTGTTTACAACGAACAGGCATCTTGCCGCAGAAGTAACAAAAATATTTGAGTTCCTCAAACATAACTACAAACGCTTTAATTACAGGCACCTGGTAGTTTCTCCATATAGTATGCGCAAGCAATTTATGCAACAGATATCAACGGAAATAAAAAATGCAAGACTCGGAAAACCAGCCTACATATTGCTCAAACTCAACAACCTTGTCGATCAGGGCATGATAAATCACCTGTATTCGGCAAGCAAGGCCGGTGTTAAAATAAAACTGATTGTGCGTGGTATCTGTTCTTTGAAGGCCGGCGTTAAAGGAATGAGCGATAATATCGAAGGTATTAGTATTGTTGATAAATATTTGGAACATAGTCGGTTTATTGTTTTTGCCAATGGTGGCGATGAACAGTATTTTATTACATCTGCGGACTGGATGACACGTAACCTTGATCATCGCGTAGAAGTAGCATGCCCGGTATACGATAAAGAGATTCAAAAAGAACTCCGTGCCATGTTCGATATTCAATGGCGCGACAATACCAAGGCCAGGGTACTCGATGCCTACCAGCAGAACAAATACAGACAAACGAGAGCAAAAAAGAAACATCGTGCCCAAATTGAGTATTATACCTATTTAAAGAACCTTAAATAA